One genomic window of Halobellus limi includes the following:
- a CDS encoding DUF7113 family protein, with product MLLIRGHAGGTTLTGTVFERGERAPSYKGAPDEDAPYVWVCDEFYEVESGGSETTIGGETVNVAFESPMPRGFETRERAIEAAKAHVRTQFARVGVPESEVRIEVVKEEPGAEQS from the coding sequence ATGCTTCTCATTCGCGGTCACGCGGGGGGTACCACGCTCACGGGGACGGTCTTCGAGCGTGGGGAGCGCGCGCCCTCATACAAGGGCGCGCCCGACGAGGACGCCCCCTACGTCTGGGTCTGCGACGAGTTCTACGAGGTCGAGAGCGGCGGCTCCGAGACCACTATCGGCGGCGAGACGGTCAACGTCGCCTTCGAGTCGCCGATGCCCCGCGGCTTCGAGACGCGCGAGCGGGCCATCGAAGCGGCGAAGGCCCACGTCCGCACGCAGTTCGCCCGCGTCGGCGTCCCCGAGTCCGAGGTGCGGATCGAGGTCGTAAAGGAGGAGCCGGGCGCCGAGCAGTCCTGA
- a CDS encoding HEAT repeat domain-containing protein, with product MRDEEEATDGPTDPRVHPEESPGFGEEPAGLEEIEVSRDVTLGEATPRELQATDLGPVADRSAVELIEDLTDGDVVERRRAALALGEERPAEGVVDALVEIGLADDDSDVRQFAVESLGNLGGEVPADPTGSGDVSDESLGAAALEALADEDPWVRAEAVVALDRIDRTAYESHLEAALGDDHHAVRRNAAVSLFKIRGEDTLEILLDLSTDDSERVREWAAHLLAGVEDDRAERRLTEIAADESEPEVVRSTAARSLEADPGKFRRQFTGGIENDSADRPGESRLNRRPDL from the coding sequence ATGAGGGACGAGGAGGAGGCCACCGACGGGCCGACGGACCCGCGCGTCCACCCCGAGGAGAGTCCCGGGTTCGGCGAGGAGCCCGCGGGGCTCGAAGAGATCGAGGTGAGCAGGGACGTCACGCTCGGCGAGGCGACGCCGCGGGAGTTGCAGGCGACGGACCTGGGGCCGGTCGCGGACCGCTCTGCCGTCGAGTTGATCGAGGACCTGACGGACGGGGACGTCGTCGAGCGCCGACGCGCGGCGCTCGCGCTGGGCGAGGAGCGACCGGCCGAGGGGGTCGTGGATGCCCTCGTCGAGATCGGACTGGCGGACGACGACAGCGACGTCCGGCAGTTCGCCGTCGAGTCGCTCGGGAACCTCGGCGGGGAGGTGCCTGCTGACCCCACCGGGAGCGGCGACGTCTCCGACGAATCGCTCGGCGCGGCGGCCCTCGAAGCGCTCGCCGACGAGGACCCCTGGGTGCGCGCGGAGGCCGTCGTCGCGCTCGATCGGATCGACCGGACCGCCTACGAGTCGCACCTCGAAGCGGCGCTGGGCGACGACCACCACGCGGTCCGCCGGAACGCGGCGGTCTCCCTGTTCAAGATCCGCGGCGAGGACACCCTGGAGATCCTGCTCGACCTCTCGACGGACGACAGCGAGCGCGTCCGCGAGTGGGCGGCCCACCTCCTCGCGGGCGTCGAGGACGACCGCGCGGAGCGGCGGTTGACCGAGATCGCCGCCGACGAGTCGGAACCGGAGGTCGTCCGCAGCACCGCGGCGCGGTCGCTGGAGGCCGACCCCGGGAAGTTCCGGCGGCAGTTCACCGGCGGCATCGAGAACGACAGCGCGGACCGCCCGGGAGAGAGCCGCTTGAACCGACGGCCGGACCTCTGA
- a CDS encoding ethylbenzene dehydrogenase-related protein, whose product MDRRPLLLAAVLALAVVATTVAVPAMVSARPAYEIPVTAADDPDSLDSAEGEAWTEVPAAGVPLSSAGAAVPGGDDTTVENVRVASARTDERLYVRLSWEDGTRDTGADDVREFPDAVAVQLPANESARPPITMGSTDNPVNVWYWNGANASQELLAGGPGTTTTLTDSELRTAATYDGGRWRVVFSRPLAGASENRTTITGTRDVDVAVAVWNGSNMERSGQKATSEWYYLALGPGPQGPPYEAILWTVAGVAIVLTTLVTIEGVRRTRGE is encoded by the coding sequence ATGGACCGTAGGCCTCTGCTCCTGGCTGCGGTGCTCGCGCTCGCGGTGGTCGCGACGACCGTCGCCGTCCCGGCGATGGTCTCGGCGCGGCCGGCCTACGAGATCCCGGTCACCGCGGCCGACGACCCCGACTCGCTCGACAGCGCCGAGGGCGAGGCGTGGACGGAGGTGCCGGCGGCGGGCGTTCCACTCAGCAGCGCCGGCGCGGCCGTGCCCGGCGGCGACGACACCACGGTCGAGAACGTCCGCGTCGCCAGCGCTCGGACGGACGAGCGCCTGTACGTCCGGCTCTCGTGGGAGGATGGGACCCGCGACACCGGGGCCGACGACGTGCGGGAGTTCCCCGACGCCGTCGCGGTCCAACTGCCGGCCAACGAGTCGGCGCGACCGCCGATCACGATGGGGAGCACCGACAACCCGGTGAACGTCTGGTACTGGAACGGGGCGAACGCGAGCCAGGAACTGTTGGCTGGCGGCCCGGGGACGACGACGACCCTGACCGACAGCGAGTTGCGGACGGCCGCCACCTACGACGGCGGCCGTTGGCGGGTGGTCTTCTCGCGACCGCTCGCCGGTGCGAGCGAGAACCGGACCACGATAACGGGGACCCGGGACGTCGACGTCGCCGTCGCGGTCTGGAACGGCTCGAACATGGAGCGCTCCGGACAGAAGGCCACGAGCGAGTGGTACTACCTCGCGCTCGGCCCCGGCCCTCAGGGACCGCCCTACGAGGCGATCCTCTGGACGGTCGCCGGAGTCGCCATCGTCCTCACGACGCTCGTGACGATCGAGGGCGTCCGCCGAACGAGGGGTGAGTGA
- a CDS encoding DNA double-strand break repair nuclease NurA, whose amino-acid sequence MTLDPVHVDSIADLAAYLASRVDDTDHVDVASRIWEGFLDPLYGPDGRAVLEPIGERRLRAVDAEDVALASPPFETVHGLDSGTINPTTFKNGLVLDLAQAAMAAVPSDLDLHRHRSIVAATHVTDETAAIDEPWRKVDEGYCRWRVLQIPRVNRYAEGIVHALALYLAESSHALEHADEVSDLLVLDGPLYPVELLNWRERDAELRALTEELKPRSIVENYIRLVESFVERDVPLCGFVKNPASKRIVGTLREGDVEFDVPWADDAAFFARLLERREQRGGVADGEPTQGVEGRKTDELTFTNWFVSRGGVDATVAADGDAYGIERELDPTLYEKCFFVVYEPRTDVCYRVETPYAFARDAEVRESITRQILGDVAANRGPPEAVAKADELAKISAREKSSLRQKFAETLDTDEIKRYDDVRWGDVDQ is encoded by the coding sequence GTGACACTGGATCCCGTCCACGTCGACAGCATCGCGGACCTCGCGGCGTACCTCGCGAGCCGCGTGGACGACACCGACCACGTCGACGTCGCCTCGCGGATCTGGGAGGGATTTCTCGACCCGCTGTACGGCCCCGACGGCCGCGCCGTCCTCGAACCGATCGGCGAGCGGCGGCTGCGCGCGGTCGACGCCGAGGACGTCGCGCTGGCGTCGCCGCCGTTCGAGACGGTCCACGGCCTCGACTCGGGGACGATCAACCCCACGACGTTCAAGAACGGGCTGGTCCTCGACCTCGCCCAGGCCGCGATGGCGGCCGTGCCCTCCGATCTCGACCTCCACCGACACAGGAGCATCGTCGCCGCGACTCACGTCACCGACGAGACGGCCGCGATCGACGAGCCCTGGCGGAAGGTCGACGAGGGGTACTGCCGGTGGCGCGTCCTCCAGATCCCGCGGGTCAACCGCTACGCCGAGGGGATCGTCCACGCGCTCGCGCTCTACCTCGCCGAGAGCTCGCACGCGCTTGAACACGCCGACGAGGTCTCGGACCTGCTCGTGCTCGACGGCCCGCTGTACCCCGTCGAACTGCTCAACTGGCGCGAGCGGGACGCGGAGCTCAGAGCGCTCACCGAGGAGCTGAAACCCCGATCGATCGTCGAGAACTACATCCGCCTCGTGGAGTCGTTCGTCGAGCGCGACGTCCCCCTCTGCGGGTTCGTCAAGAACCCCGCCTCGAAGCGGATCGTCGGCACGCTCCGCGAGGGCGACGTCGAGTTCGACGTCCCCTGGGCCGACGACGCCGCGTTCTTCGCCCGCCTGCTCGAACGGCGCGAGCAGCGCGGCGGCGTGGCCGACGGCGAACCGACGCAGGGGGTCGAGGGCCGGAAGACCGACGAGCTGACGTTCACGAACTGGTTCGTCTCCCGCGGCGGCGTCGACGCCACCGTCGCGGCCGACGGCGACGCCTACGGCATCGAGCGAGAGCTGGATCCGACGCTGTACGAGAAGTGCTTCTTCGTCGTGTACGAACCGCGGACGGACGTCTGCTACCGCGTGGAGACGCCCTACGCCTTCGCTCGGGACGCCGAGGTCCGCGAGTCGATCACGCGACAGATACTCGGCGACGTCGCGGCCAACCGCGGGCCGCCCGAGGCCGTCGCGAAGGCCGACGAACTGGCGAAGATCAGCGCCCGCGAGAAGTCCTCGCTCCGACAGAAATTCGCCGAGACGCTCGACACCGACGAGATCAAGCGGTACGACGACGTCCGATGGGGCGACGTCGACCAGTGA
- a CDS encoding HAD family hydrolase, producing the protein MTITAVGFDLDETLAVPTRDRTAILSDATERADAPSLTREAYLDVHGRHLTSESRTPIFAELLSGHETDTDPETLAETYRREIADALVPIPGAEAFLQRLRSEYRVGLLTNGPRVAQRDKLATLGWTDAFDAALVTGDLDAGKPDSAAFAALLDALGSDAGATAYVGDDVDADIAGADAAGLVPIQVLYEGGPEPSSRAAAHVRREDLVDRLPELLDAF; encoded by the coding sequence GTGACGATCACTGCGGTCGGGTTCGACCTCGACGAGACGCTCGCCGTCCCGACGCGGGACCGGACGGCGATCCTCTCGGACGCCACCGAGCGCGCGGACGCCCCGTCGTTGACGCGTGAGGCGTACCTCGACGTGCACGGCCGACACCTCACGAGCGAGAGCCGAACGCCCATCTTCGCCGAGTTGCTCTCGGGGCACGAGACCGACACCGACCCGGAAACGCTCGCGGAGACGTACCGTCGGGAGATCGCCGACGCCCTCGTTCCGATCCCGGGCGCCGAGGCGTTCCTCCAGCGGCTGCGATCGGAGTACCGCGTGGGGCTCCTCACGAACGGACCGCGGGTGGCCCAGCGCGACAAACTGGCGACGCTCGGCTGGACGGACGCCTTCGACGCGGCGCTCGTGACCGGCGACCTCGACGCCGGCAAGCCCGATTCGGCCGCCTTCGCCGCGCTGCTCGACGCGCTCGGCAGCGACGCCGGGGCGACGGCCTACGTCGGCGACGACGTCGACGCCGACATCGCGGGCGCCGACGCCGCCGGCCTCGTCCCGATCCAGGTGCTCTACGAGGGCGGCCCGGAACCGTCGTCGCGGGCCGCCGCCCACGTCCGCCGAGAGGACCTGGTCGACCGACTCCCCGAACTGCTCGACGCGTTCTGA
- a CDS encoding P-loop NTPase, with protein sequence MTGNDRRFDDSEGEQGGESRDRSVDGRDGDVVDEVDGDAVDVDTVPAEDVDSDAVPPDDVDTDSVGVDTDSVDADDVEAALRKVRDPEADVTVFEAGLVEDIRTREGHVTVEADLSEFPPSEAEAVTTTMMRAVSDVPGVERAHVEHVQSRPDVEGRNVGIGAAERVVAVASAKGGVGKSTVATSLACALAADGEDVGLFDADIHGPNVPELLSVSGPIHSDEEGNPIPVDAGGLEVMSVGLMSSSAPLAWRGAMAHDALTELFEETAWDDPDTVVLDLPPGTGDVALTTLQEAPVDGVVFVTTPFHAAVSDTHRSIQLFEENDVPVLGVVSNMGEFVCEECGHPHELFDGSDPLEALEIPVLAEIPFSSAMQETPRPTREGTTRHARELAAATRDRLEEIWEVDVPETAVDLRDVPPEERRERVAEAFRSLEPDERFHVVSDRDPTPLRGYLSELLDEGSGEGVDSFEVKRQNPETWLARATVR encoded by the coding sequence ATGACCGGAAACGATCGACGGTTCGACGACAGCGAGGGCGAACAGGGCGGCGAGAGCCGAGACCGAAGCGTAGACGGACGAGACGGGGACGTCGTCGACGAGGTCGACGGCGATGCGGTCGATGTCGACACAGTCCCTGCCGAGGACGTCGACAGCGACGCGGTCCCCCCCGACGACGTCGACACTGATTCGGTCGGTGTCGATACTGATTCGGTCGACGCCGATGACGTCGAGGCGGCGCTCCGGAAGGTGCGTGACCCCGAGGCAGACGTGACCGTCTTCGAGGCGGGACTCGTCGAAGACATCCGCACGCGCGAGGGCCACGTCACCGTCGAGGCCGACCTGAGCGAGTTCCCGCCGTCCGAGGCCGAGGCGGTGACGACGACGATGATGCGGGCGGTGTCGGACGTGCCCGGCGTCGAGCGCGCGCACGTCGAGCACGTCCAGTCGCGTCCGGACGTCGAAGGTCGCAACGTCGGCATCGGGGCGGCCGAGCGCGTGGTCGCGGTCGCGAGCGCGAAGGGCGGGGTCGGGAAGTCCACTGTCGCGACGTCGCTTGCGTGTGCGCTCGCCGCCGACGGGGAGGACGTGGGGCTGTTCGACGCCGACATCCACGGCCCCAACGTCCCGGAGTTGCTGTCGGTCAGCGGTCCGATCCACTCCGACGAGGAGGGGAACCCGATCCCCGTCGACGCCGGCGGGCTGGAGGTGATGAGCGTCGGGCTGATGTCGTCGAGCGCGCCGCTGGCCTGGCGGGGGGCGATGGCGCACGACGCGCTCACGGAACTGTTCGAGGAGACGGCGTGGGACGACCCCGACACCGTCGTCTTGGACCTCCCGCCGGGGACCGGCGACGTCGCGCTGACGACGCTGCAGGAGGCGCCCGTCGACGGCGTCGTCTTCGTCACGACGCCGTTCCACGCGGCCGTCTCGGACACGCACCGCTCGATCCAGCTGTTCGAGGAGAACGACGTGCCGGTGCTCGGCGTGGTCTCGAACATGGGCGAGTTCGTCTGCGAGGAGTGCGGGCACCCCCACGAACTGTTCGACGGGAGCGACCCCCTCGAAGCCCTGGAGATCCCCGTGCTCGCGGAGATCCCCTTCTCGTCGGCGATGCAGGAGACGCCGCGACCGACGCGGGAGGGAACGACCCGACACGCCCGCGAACTCGCCGCCGCGACGAGGGATCGCCTCGAGGAGATCTGGGAGGTGGACGTGCCCGAGACCGCGGTCGATCTGCGCGACGTCCCGCCCGAGGAGCGGCGCGAACGCGTCGCCGAGGCCTTCCGGAGTCTGGAGCCCGACGAGCGGTTCCACGTCGTCAGCGACCGCGACCCGACGCCGCTCCGGGGGTACCTCTCGGAGCTGCTCGACGAGGGGTCGGGAGAGGGAGTCGACTCCTTCGAGGTCAAGCGGCAGAACCCGGAGACGTGGCTCGCGCGGGCAACCGTCCGGTGA
- a CDS encoding phosphate ABC transporter permease, translating to MKNESSSPAHRSGERDGERGRAEPGSGPQTRAVVERAAERGAASRERVALGAGGVALATVAAATALTVLRNLPSDPVAVPGLSRALVAATPFVVGVALVAVAVASRRDVVRVGLLFAGVFGLLAATDAGAVLPATVALIAGGGVALLGGLGRPTTYRGFRLRVIAALVVAGVAVSLASTAGLIGVGFRGPGGVLALGGLAALGIRAEGDRFALLAGGVVVALAVVAAASRPFVVGSGLLVGIAAVDVPHLLVALALGGGTAAAVAGIHRGEYGLAVGAGLLVVAGVPATLSAAMAVVLGASLALLPVERLLGTDRGGGESGGVSENRDRGVSR from the coding sequence ATGAAAAACGAGTCTTCCAGCCCCGCCCACCGGAGCGGGGAGCGCGACGGCGAGCGGGGTCGCGCGGAGCCCGGAAGCGGCCCCCAGACCCGGGCGGTCGTCGAACGCGCCGCGGAACGGGGTGCCGCCTCGCGCGAGCGAGTCGCGCTCGGTGCGGGCGGGGTCGCGCTCGCGACGGTCGCCGCCGCGACGGCGCTCACGGTCCTCCGGAACCTCCCGTCCGATCCGGTCGCCGTGCCCGGGCTCTCCCGAGCGCTCGTCGCTGCCACGCCGTTCGTAGTCGGCGTCGCTCTCGTCGCCGTGGCGGTCGCGTCGCGTCGCGACGTCGTCCGCGTCGGCCTGCTCTTCGCCGGCGTCTTCGGCCTGCTGGCGGCGACCGACGCGGGAGCGGTCCTCCCGGCCACGGTCGCTCTGATCGCCGGCGGTGGCGTCGCGCTCCTCGGCGGCCTGGGCCGCCCCACGACGTACCGCGGGTTCCGCCTGCGGGTGATCGCCGCCCTCGTCGTCGCCGGCGTCGCCGTCTCGCTGGCCAGCACCGCCGGCCTGATCGGCGTCGGGTTCCGCGGCCCCGGCGGAGTCCTCGCGCTCGGCGGACTCGCGGCGCTCGGGATCCGCGCGGAGGGCGACCGGTTCGCGCTCCTGGCCGGCGGAGTGGTGGTCGCGCTCGCCGTCGTCGCCGCCGCGTCGCGGCCGTTCGTCGTCGGCAGCGGCCTGCTCGTCGGGATCGCCGCCGTCGACGTCCCGCATCTCCTCGTCGCGCTCGCGCTCGGCGGTGGGACGGCCGCGGCCGTCGCCGGGATCCACCGCGGCGAGTACGGACTCGCCGTCGGTGCGGGACTGCTGGTGGTCGCCGGCGTGCCGGCGACCCTCTCGGCGGCGATGGCGGTCGTCCTCGGCGCGTCGCTCGCGCTCCTCCCGGTCGAGAGGCTCCTCGGGACCGACCGCGGCGGCGGGGAGTCGGGCGGCGTGTCCGAGAACCGGGATCGAGGGGTGTCGCGATGA
- the narH gene encoding nitrate reductase subunit beta, translating to MSQTGSGEDVRLAEGIDHQVAMVMDLNKCIGCQTCTIACKTNWTDGGGREYMYWNNVETKPGSGYPRDWEEMGGGWDEEGQERTPGDLPESEDYGRPWEFNHEQVMYEGSDEPLRPMDQADWGPNWDEDEGAGEYPNSYYFYLPRICNHCTHPSCVEACPRSALYKREEDGIVLVDQDRCRGYRYCVEGCPYKKVYYNAMKKTSEKCIFCYPRIEGEGPEGEVMAPSCAEDCPPQLRMVGYLDDEEGPIHKLVNEYEVAVRLHPEYRTEPNVYYIPPFAPPQHSESGESVEAERIPRNYLEELFGPAVNEALNTIERERARVERGEESEVMEMLTTTDTADQYRLEVFDE from the coding sequence ATGAGCCAGACCGGCAGCGGCGAGGACGTCCGCCTCGCCGAGGGGATCGACCACCAGGTCGCGATGGTGATGGACCTGAACAAGTGCATCGGCTGTCAGACCTGCACGATCGCCTGCAAGACCAACTGGACCGACGGCGGCGGGCGCGAGTACATGTACTGGAACAACGTCGAGACCAAGCCCGGCTCGGGCTACCCACGCGACTGGGAGGAGATGGGCGGCGGCTGGGACGAGGAGGGCCAAGAGCGGACGCCCGGCGACCTCCCCGAGAGCGAGGACTACGGCCGCCCCTGGGAGTTCAACCACGAGCAGGTGATGTACGAGGGCAGCGACGAACCGCTTCGCCCGATGGACCAGGCGGACTGGGGGCCGAACTGGGACGAGGACGAGGGCGCCGGCGAGTACCCCAACTCCTACTACTTCTACCTGCCCCGCATCTGCAACCACTGCACGCACCCCTCCTGCGTGGAGGCCTGCCCCCGCTCGGCGCTGTACAAGCGCGAGGAGGACGGCATCGTGCTCGTCGACCAGGACCGCTGTCGGGGCTACCGCTACTGCGTCGAGGGCTGTCCGTACAAGAAGGTCTACTACAACGCGATGAAGAAGACCTCCGAGAAGTGCATCTTCTGTTACCCCCGGATCGAGGGCGAGGGGCCGGAGGGGGAGGTGATGGCGCCCTCGTGTGCGGAGGACTGCCCGCCGCAGTTGCGGATGGTGGGCTACCTCGACGACGAGGAGGGGCCGATCCACAAGCTCGTCAACGAGTACGAGGTCGCGGTGCGGCTCCACCCGGAGTACCGCACCGAGCCGAACGTCTACTACATCCCGCCGTTCGCGCCGCCGCAGCACTCCGAGAGCGGCGAGTCCGTCGAGGCCGAGCGCATCCCGCGGAACTACCTCGAAGAGCTGTTCGGTCCGGCGGTCAACGAGGCGCTGAACACGATCGAGCGCGAGCGCGCGAGGGTCGAACGCGGCGAGGAGAGCGAGGTGATGGAGATGCTGACGACGACTGACACCGCGGACCAGTACCGCCTGGAGGTGTTCGACGAATGA
- a CDS encoding molecular chaperone TorD family protein produces the protein MTVAAHGEGEESGSAVASDDVSDEIEVEAGARGAVYALLARLFTEADEELYAALSGGGVTDECARLLERTGLDVDPPDLTVEEERETLSARYNDLFVVGYSEVVDRTDGTVHNEGPPVSLYESGYRPNVSWNDVNLDLARAYEYFGCQVDEDVRRNHDHLRLELEFMGYLCRREAAVDPDVAAARLDFHDRHLRPFAEGIADALASETGTGLYGRLGDFLDRFTAADVDDLAARREAAETDASRGERR, from the coding sequence GTGACCGTGGCGGCACACGGTGAGGGCGAGGAATCCGGCTCCGCGGTCGCATCGGACGACGTCTCCGACGAGATCGAGGTCGAGGCCGGCGCGCGCGGGGCGGTGTATGCGCTCCTGGCGCGGCTGTTCACCGAGGCCGACGAGGAACTGTACGCGGCGCTTTCCGGCGGCGGGGTGACCGACGAGTGCGCCCGACTGCTGGAGCGCACCGGCCTCGACGTCGACCCGCCGGACCTTACGGTCGAGGAGGAGAGGGAGACGCTCTCGGCGCGGTACAACGACCTGTTCGTCGTCGGCTACTCGGAGGTCGTCGACCGGACCGACGGCACCGTCCACAACGAGGGCCCGCCGGTGTCGCTGTACGAGTCGGGCTACCGCCCGAACGTCTCCTGGAACGACGTGAACCTCGACTTGGCGCGGGCCTACGAGTACTTCGGCTGTCAGGTCGACGAGGACGTCCGCCGGAACCACGACCACCTCCGCCTCGAACTGGAGTTTATGGGCTACCTGTGTCGGCGGGAGGCCGCGGTCGACCCGGACGTCGCCGCCGCCAGACTCGACTTCCACGACCGGCACCTCCGCCCGTTCGCGGAGGGGATAGCCGACGCGCTGGCATCCGAAACCGGGACCGGACTGTACGGTCGCCTCGGCGACTTCCTGGACCGGTTCACCGCGGCGGACGTCGACGACCTGGCCGCCCGTCGGGAGGCGGCCGAGACGGACGCGAGCCGGGGGGAGCGCCGATGA